The Vibrio orientalis CIP 102891 = ATCC 33934 genome window below encodes:
- a CDS encoding DegT/DnrJ/EryC1/StrS family aminotransferase, which yields MQFIDLESQYKHLKSKIDKRIQDVLNHGHYIMGPEVKELEDALAKYVGVKHVVSCANGTDALQLALMALDIGEGDAIFCPTFTFFATAEVVAYANATPVFVDSDERTFNICVGSLEKQILKVIEEGKLVPKAIISVDLFGLPANYIELEALAEKYNLKLIEDAAQGFGGSINGKKAGSFGDIATTSFFPAKPLGCYGDGGAIFTNDDKLAELVRSYRVHGKGTDKYDNIRIGLNSRLDTIQAAILLEKLAEFPTELENRNIAAENYTKTLSEKYITPFIPEGYYSSWAQYTVVCEDRDNEMQGYAEQGIPTMVYYRTCMHMQTAFKDLGYKEGDFPVAEKLSKQVFSLPMHGYL from the coding sequence ATGCAATTCATAGATTTAGAGTCACAATATAAACACTTAAAAAGCAAAATTGATAAACGAATTCAAGACGTGTTAAACCACGGTCACTACATTATGGGACCTGAGGTAAAAGAGCTTGAAGACGCTTTGGCTAAATATGTAGGGGTGAAGCATGTCGTATCATGCGCTAATGGCACTGATGCGCTTCAACTAGCATTAATGGCCCTAGATATTGGTGAAGGTGATGCCATATTCTGTCCGACGTTTACATTTTTCGCGACAGCAGAAGTGGTCGCGTATGCCAATGCGACGCCAGTATTTGTGGACTCGGATGAGCGAACGTTCAATATCTGTGTGGGTAGTTTGGAGAAGCAAATCTTAAAAGTGATCGAAGAAGGTAAGTTAGTACCTAAAGCGATCATTTCAGTTGATTTGTTTGGTTTGCCTGCAAATTATATTGAGCTAGAAGCCCTTGCGGAAAAATATAACCTAAAGCTTATTGAAGATGCAGCACAAGGTTTTGGTGGCTCTATTAATGGAAAAAAAGCGGGTAGCTTTGGCGATATTGCTACAACAAGCTTTTTTCCTGCGAAACCTTTGGGTTGTTATGGTGATGGTGGCGCTATTTTTACGAACGACGATAAGCTCGCTGAATTGGTTAGGTCGTACCGTGTTCATGGCAAAGGGACAGATAAGTACGACAATATCAGAATCGGTTTGAATAGCCGATTGGATACTATTCAAGCTGCAATCTTACTTGAGAAATTAGCTGAGTTCCCTACCGAACTTGAGAACCGAAACATAGCTGCTGAAAATTATACTAAGACCCTTTCTGAAAAGTATATAACTCCTTTTATTCCAGAGGGTTATTACAGTTCTTGGGCTCAGTACACGGTTGTTTGTGAAGACAGAGACAACGAGATGCAAGGCTATGCAGAACAAGGTATTCCGACAATGGTTTACTATCGCACCTGTATGCATATGCAAACAGCATTTAAAGATTTAGGTTACAAAGAGGGTGACTTCCCTGTTGCTGAGAAGTTATCTAAGCAAGTATTTAGTCTGCCAATGCATGGATATT
- a CDS encoding acyltransferase — translation MSFFKHDTAIIDQGAVIGADSRVWHWAHVCGGALIGSGVSLGQNVFVGNKVQIGNNVKVQNNVSVYDNVVLEDDVFCGPSMVFTNVYNPRSFIERKDEYLTTTVKKGATLGANCTIVCGIEIGEYALVGAGAVVNKDVKAFALMVGVPAKQIGWMSKYGEQIDLPLSGAGTAVCQHTGEKYVLNGDTVTLFSE, via the coding sequence ATGAGCTTTTTCAAGCATGATACCGCGATAATTGATCAGGGTGCCGTTATTGGTGCAGATTCTCGAGTTTGGCATTGGGCACATGTGTGTGGCGGTGCCTTAATTGGAAGTGGTGTTTCTTTAGGACAGAATGTCTTTGTTGGAAACAAAGTTCAAATAGGGAACAACGTCAAAGTACAGAATAATGTGTCTGTTTATGACAATGTGGTATTAGAAGATGATGTGTTTTGTGGACCAAGTATGGTTTTCACAAATGTATATAACCCACGTTCTTTCATTGAAAGAAAGGATGAATACCTCACTACAACAGTTAAAAAAGGAGCGACCCTTGGTGCTAACTGTACAATTGTTTGTGGTATTGAAATTGGTGAGTATGCGCTGGTTGGTGCCGGCGCTGTTGTCAACAAAGATGTGAAAGCGTTTGCTCTGATGGTAGGTGTACCTGCCAAGCAAATTGGTTGGATGAGTAAATACGGTGAACAAATAGATTTACCCCTATCAGGTGCTGGAACAGCCGTTTGTCAGCATACTGGTGAGAAGTACGTCCTAAATGGCGATACGGTTACATTGTTTTCTGAGTAA
- the tviB gene encoding Vi polysaccharide biosynthesis UDP-N-acetylglucosamine C-6 dehydrogenase TviB yields MAFETLKIGIVGLGYVGLPLAVEFGKKFPTCGFDINKERVGELRGGQDSTLECSPEELKQATKLIYTSELEDIKDCNFYVVTVPTPITEENIPDLSPLKKASEALSKVISKNDTVVFESTVYPGATEEVCVPIIEKLSGLKFNQDFFVGYSPERINPGDKVNKLTSIVKITSGSTDEVALYVDEVYRTIVEAGTHKASSIKVAEAAKVIENTQRDLNIAIINEFAKIFNRLSIDTEEVLKAAGTKWNFLPFKPGLVGGHCISVDPYYLTHKALEVGYRPEVILAGRRINDGMGEYVATQLVKKVASKKIHIDEAKVLVLGFTFKGDCPDVRNTKIIDIVRELEDFNMSVDVFDTWADKHEVKGEYGIELIDSPNEGEYDAIVLAVDHSEFKSMGSQAIRKYGKNEHVLYDVKHVLKVDEADLRL; encoded by the coding sequence ATGGCATTTGAAACTCTAAAAATAGGTATAGTCGGACTTGGTTATGTTGGTTTGCCTTTAGCCGTTGAATTTGGTAAAAAATTCCCAACATGTGGCTTTGATATTAATAAAGAACGAGTAGGCGAACTTCGCGGAGGCCAAGACTCGACTCTAGAGTGTTCTCCAGAAGAATTAAAGCAAGCGACCAAGCTAATATACACTTCAGAATTAGAAGATATCAAGGATTGTAATTTCTACGTAGTTACTGTTCCTACTCCAATTACTGAAGAAAACATTCCTGATCTAAGTCCCCTTAAAAAAGCATCAGAAGCTTTGTCTAAAGTAATTAGCAAAAACGATACTGTTGTTTTTGAGTCGACTGTTTACCCTGGGGCAACTGAAGAGGTATGTGTACCAATAATCGAAAAATTGTCTGGATTGAAGTTTAATCAAGACTTTTTTGTCGGTTATAGCCCAGAACGTATCAATCCAGGTGATAAAGTAAATAAACTGACTTCAATAGTGAAAATTACTTCAGGCTCTACAGATGAAGTGGCTTTATATGTGGATGAGGTTTATAGAACTATTGTGGAGGCAGGGACTCACAAAGCATCATCGATTAAAGTGGCAGAAGCCGCAAAAGTAATTGAAAATACGCAGCGAGATCTAAATATTGCAATCATTAATGAATTCGCAAAGATATTTAATAGGCTGAGTATTGATACTGAAGAGGTACTTAAAGCCGCTGGTACTAAGTGGAATTTCTTGCCGTTTAAACCAGGATTAGTTGGTGGCCATTGCATCAGTGTAGATCCATATTACTTAACTCACAAAGCACTAGAGGTCGGTTATCGGCCGGAAGTGATTTTAGCTGGTCGTCGTATTAATGACGGAATGGGTGAGTATGTTGCTACTCAGTTAGTAAAAAAAGTAGCAAGTAAGAAAATTCATATTGATGAAGCTAAAGTGCTGGTTTTGGGTTTTACATTTAAGGGGGATTGCCCTGATGTACGCAATACCAAGATCATCGATATTGTCCGAGAACTCGAAGATTTTAATATGTCAGTAGATGTATTTGATACATGGGCTGATAAGCATGAAGTTAAAGGTGAATACGGCATCGAACTTATCGATTCTCCAAATGAAGGAGAATATGATGCAATTGTACTTGCTGTAGATCATTCCGAATTTAAATCAATGGGAAGTCAGGCAATTCGCAAGTATGGTAAGAACGAGCACGTTCTTTATGATGTTAAGCATGTACTAAAAGTAGATGAGGCTGATTTACGTTTGTAA
- a CDS encoding Gfo/Idh/MocA family protein: protein MNKDQRIRIAVVGCGRISKNHFGSIEQLSSEYELVAVCDNNEEVLNHHQEQYGVPGYLSFDELIAKEKLDLVTLCTPSGLHSGQAIKAAEAGIHVITEKPMATKWEDGLAMVNACDAANVKLFVVKQNRRNSTLQMLKRAVEEKRFGKIHMVHLNVFWTRPQEYYDRADWSGTWHMDGGAFMNQATHYVDLLHWLIGPVEKLHAMTSTSRDIEVEDTGVVNIKWRNGALGSMAVTMCTYPNNLEGSITILGENGSVRVGGVAVNDIQEWNFADERDYDKDIENANYQTTSVYGFGHPPYFQNVADVLRGKAKPETDGREGLKSLELLISTYRSARDGKEIGLPLNL, encoded by the coding sequence ATGAATAAAGATCAAAGAATTAGGATTGCTGTAGTTGGCTGTGGGCGAATTTCAAAGAACCACTTCGGTTCAATAGAGCAACTCTCTTCAGAATATGAATTAGTCGCTGTTTGCGATAATAATGAAGAGGTATTAAACCATCATCAGGAGCAATATGGCGTACCTGGATACCTCTCATTTGACGAGCTCATCGCTAAGGAAAAGTTAGATCTTGTCACTTTATGTACTCCTAGTGGGCTTCACTCTGGACAAGCTATCAAAGCAGCTGAAGCAGGTATACATGTTATTACGGAAAAGCCGATGGCCACTAAATGGGAAGATGGCTTAGCAATGGTTAATGCTTGTGATGCCGCTAATGTTAAATTGTTTGTAGTAAAGCAAAATCGCAGAAACTCTACTCTACAGATGCTTAAGAGGGCAGTCGAAGAAAAACGTTTCGGTAAGATTCATATGGTGCACCTAAACGTGTTTTGGACGCGCCCACAAGAATACTATGATCGTGCTGATTGGTCTGGTACTTGGCATATGGACGGTGGTGCTTTTATGAACCAAGCAACTCACTACGTAGACCTTTTACATTGGCTTATTGGTCCAGTTGAGAAGCTCCATGCGATGACTTCAACAAGTCGAGATATCGAAGTAGAAGATACTGGCGTAGTAAACATAAAATGGCGTAACGGTGCTCTAGGTTCGATGGCAGTGACAATGTGTACTTACCCTAATAATTTGGAGGGGTCCATTACCATTTTGGGTGAGAATGGTTCAGTAAGAGTTGGTGGTGTTGCAGTAAATGATATTCAAGAGTGGAACTTCGCTGATGAGCGAGACTACGACAAAGATATAGAAAACGCGAACTATCAGACAACTTCAGTGTATGGGTTTGGACACCCACCTTATTTCCAAAATGTCGCTGATGTACTTCGTGGCAAAGCAAAGCCAGAAACTGATGGTCGAGAAGGCCTTAAGTCTCTCGAGCTTCTTATAAGTACTTATCGCTCAGCTCGCGATGGAAAAGAAATTGGATTACCACTTAATTTATAA
- the rfaD gene encoding ADP-glyceromanno-heptose 6-epimerase, translating to MIIVTGGAGMIGSNIVKALNEKGINDILVVDNLKNGKKFQNLVDLDITDYMDRDDFLTQVMAGDDFGPIEAIFHEGACSATTEWDGKYMMLNNYEYSKELLHFCLEREIPFLYASSAATYGETDTFIEEKEYEGALNVYGYSKQQFDNYVRRIWQDAEEHGEQLPQITGFRYFNVYGPREQHKGSMASVAFHLNNQMNAGDNPKLFAGSETFKRDFVYVGDVAAVNLSFLESGQSGIFNLGTGNAESFEEVAKSVIKFHGKGEVETIPFPEHLKGAYQEFTQADLTKLRAAGCDHQFKTVAEGVAEYMSLINS from the coding sequence ATGATCATCGTAACTGGCGGCGCTGGCATGATTGGCAGCAACATCGTTAAAGCACTGAATGAAAAAGGCATTAACGACATTTTGGTAGTCGACAACCTTAAGAATGGCAAAAAGTTCCAGAACTTGGTTGATTTAGACATCACAGACTACATGGACCGTGACGATTTTCTGACTCAAGTCATGGCCGGTGATGACTTTGGGCCTATCGAAGCTATCTTCCATGAAGGTGCTTGTTCTGCTACGACAGAGTGGGATGGCAAGTACATGATGCTCAATAACTATGAGTACTCAAAAGAGCTACTGCATTTCTGTTTAGAACGAGAAATTCCGTTCCTTTATGCCTCTTCAGCTGCAACTTACGGTGAAACGGATACTTTTATTGAAGAGAAAGAGTACGAAGGCGCATTAAACGTATACGGCTATTCAAAGCAGCAGTTTGACAACTACGTACGCCGCATTTGGCAAGACGCTGAAGAACATGGTGAGCAACTGCCTCAAATTACTGGTTTCCGTTACTTCAACGTGTATGGTCCACGAGAGCAACACAAGGGCTCAATGGCATCTGTTGCCTTCCATCTAAACAACCAGATGAACGCAGGTGACAATCCAAAGCTATTCGCAGGAAGTGAGACTTTCAAGCGTGACTTCGTTTACGTAGGCGATGTTGCAGCAGTAAACTTATCATTTTTAGAAAGTGGCCAATCAGGTATCTTTAACCTAGGTACAGGTAATGCGGAATCTTTCGAAGAAGTGGCTAAATCGGTGATTAAGTTCCATGGCAAGGGAGAAGTTGAAACTATTCCATTCCCTGAGCACCTTAAAGGCGCATACCAAGAATTTACTCAAGCAGACCTAACAAAACTGCGTGCAGCAGGCTGTGATCACCAGTTCAAAACAGTCGCCGAAGGCGTTGCTGAATATATGAGCTTGATTAACAGCTGA
- the lpxM gene encoding lauroyl-Kdo(2)-lipid IV(A) myristoyltransferase (LpxM is lauroyl-Kdo(2)-lipid IV(A) myristoyltransferase, an enzyme characterized in Escherichia coli and involved in biosynthesis of the form of lipid A found in that species and some closely related species.), translating to MTTDRNDYDPKAYNPTFQKAFLAPKHWGTWLGLLIGLPISLLPNSVRATVASFVAKKLCKKQKGSIQKARINLSLCFPEKSEQEREAILEKCLTTAGAFLLGFPAITLRNKKWLEKHSEIKGIEHLHTLRDNDQSAILLVPHSWCIDIPAILLASRGLPVSAMANSQKNPLTDWLMHKQRVQYGGRVYDRSGGIKPFIKSVKDGYLGYYLPDQDHGPEQSVFVDFFATEKATLPGLGKLAKVSRAKIVPTFASYNIETGKYEIEIKAPIEELSGDEHKDARVMNEVVEQFVNPRPEQYMWILKLLKTRRDGNDPYVGY from the coding sequence GTGACTACAGATCGCAACGACTACGACCCTAAAGCATATAACCCAACATTCCAGAAAGCGTTCCTTGCTCCCAAACATTGGGGTACATGGCTTGGGCTATTAATTGGGTTACCTATTTCTTTACTCCCTAACTCAGTTAGAGCTACAGTGGCATCCTTTGTCGCAAAGAAACTATGTAAAAAGCAAAAGGGCTCTATTCAAAAAGCTCGTATTAACTTATCGCTTTGCTTCCCAGAAAAGTCTGAGCAAGAGCGTGAAGCTATCCTAGAGAAATGCTTAACGACAGCCGGAGCATTTCTACTAGGCTTTCCCGCTATCACTCTTAGAAATAAAAAGTGGCTTGAAAAGCATTCTGAGATAAAAGGAATTGAACACCTACACACACTAAGAGATAACGATCAAAGTGCTATTTTACTCGTGCCACATTCTTGGTGTATTGATATTCCAGCAATCTTACTAGCATCACGCGGGCTACCAGTGTCTGCGATGGCCAATAGCCAGAAAAACCCTTTAACTGATTGGCTGATGCATAAACAGCGAGTCCAATATGGTGGCCGAGTTTATGACCGAAGTGGTGGTATCAAACCATTTATTAAATCGGTAAAAGATGGCTATTTAGGTTACTACCTACCGGACCAAGACCACGGCCCTGAACAAAGCGTTTTCGTTGATTTCTTCGCGACAGAAAAAGCCACACTACCGGGGCTAGGTAAGCTAGCTAAAGTGAGCCGCGCCAAGATTGTTCCGACTTTTGCCAGCTACAATATTGAAACTGGCAAATATGAGATTGAGATAAAAGCGCCGATTGAGGAGTTATCTGGCGATGAGCATAAAGATGCTCGAGTAATGAATGAAGTGGTCGAGCAATTTGTCAATCCGCGTCCAGAGCAATATATGTGGATACTCAAATTACTCAAGACACGCAGAGATGGCAACGACCCCTATGTAGGTTACTAG
- a CDS encoding glycosyltransferase: MNILIYTHATLPVVNYGGTERVIWDLVYALHLQGHQVTLLAGKGTVCDWARVIEYNSEMPLENQIPSDVDVVHFHGDFEPISRPYVMTQHGNSNGPIDPNTIFVSSQHARNHGAQAYVHNGLNWDNYLTPNLNADRQRFHFLGKAAWRVKNVQGAIDITKRAGEQLDILGGHRLNFKMGFRLTLDRHVRFLGMVDDTTKSQVMTKSKGLIFPVTWHEPFGLAITESLYFGCPVFGTPYGSLPELVSRDVGFLSDKQSELIEAVGSSSSFTPVICHEYARDLFNADVMAKAYVAMYEKVVSGEVLNPQLGKIITDFKRLPYIK, encoded by the coding sequence ATGAACATACTGATTTATACTCATGCGACTTTGCCTGTAGTGAATTACGGTGGCACTGAGCGTGTAATATGGGACCTTGTCTATGCGCTTCATCTGCAAGGTCATCAAGTTACGCTTCTTGCTGGTAAAGGAACGGTTTGTGATTGGGCTAGGGTAATCGAGTATAACTCAGAGATGCCGCTTGAAAATCAAATCCCTAGTGATGTTGATGTCGTGCATTTCCATGGTGATTTTGAGCCTATTTCGCGTCCTTACGTGATGACTCAACACGGCAACTCAAACGGACCTATCGATCCAAATACTATTTTTGTCTCTTCGCAGCATGCTCGTAATCACGGAGCGCAAGCTTATGTGCACAACGGCTTAAACTGGGATAACTACCTCACACCAAACCTAAATGCTGACCGACAGCGCTTTCACTTTTTAGGCAAGGCAGCATGGCGAGTTAAGAATGTTCAAGGGGCGATTGATATAACCAAGCGCGCTGGTGAGCAACTCGATATTCTGGGTGGCCACCGACTCAATTTCAAGATGGGCTTTCGCCTGACACTAGACCGTCATGTCCGTTTCTTAGGGATGGTGGATGATACGACAAAGTCGCAAGTGATGACCAAATCTAAGGGGTTAATTTTCCCTGTGACTTGGCATGAACCATTTGGACTCGCTATCACTGAGAGCCTTTACTTCGGCTGCCCTGTGTTTGGCACTCCTTATGGCTCACTTCCTGAACTTGTGAGTCGTGATGTAGGCTTTTTATCTGATAAACAATCAGAGCTTATTGAAGCTGTTGGATCCTCTTCAAGTTTTACTCCGGTTATTTGTCATGAATATGCTCGAGACTTGTTCAATGCGGATGTAATGGCGAAAGCGTATGTTGCTATGTATGAGAAGGTGGTTTCAGGCGAGGTGCTTAATCCTCAATTAGGCAAAATTATTACTGACTTTAAGCGTTTACCTTACATAAAGTAA
- the coaD gene encoding pantetheine-phosphate adenylyltransferase, with protein MRIAIYPGTFDPVTNGHYDLVKRAASMFDHLVIGVAESPSKNTLFSLEERVALLRETCSELNNVSVDGFSGLLVDFATEKKATILVRGLRTTMDFEYEFGLTTMYRRLKPELESLFLTPAEEYAFLSSTLVREVAIHGGEVEQFVPKCVHRAITQKLAAK; from the coding sequence ATGCGTATCGCCATCTACCCAGGCACTTTCGATCCAGTGACCAATGGTCATTACGACTTAGTAAAACGAGCAGCGAGTATGTTCGATCACCTCGTTATTGGTGTTGCAGAAAGCCCGAGCAAAAATACTCTGTTTTCTCTTGAGGAGCGAGTAGCACTGTTGAGAGAAACCTGTTCGGAACTAAACAATGTGTCAGTAGATGGTTTTAGTGGTTTACTGGTTGATTTTGCCACAGAAAAGAAAGCGACGATATTGGTTCGCGGTCTAAGAACGACGATGGACTTTGAGTATGAATTTGGTTTAACGACCATGTACCGCCGTCTAAAACCAGAACTTGAAAGCTTGTTTCTTACACCTGCTGAAGAGTATGCGTTTCTTTCTTCTACTCTTGTTCGTGAAGTCGCGATTCATGGTGGTGAAGTAGAGCAATTTGTTCCAAAGTGCGTTCATCGTGCGATTACCCAAAAGTTAGCGGCTAAATAG
- a CDS encoding glycosyltransferase family 9 protein yields MIPEPQSICVLRLSAIGDVCHALSVVQQIQQRYPSCNITWIMGKIEAQLLGDLEGINVVVFDKKRGFKGMQEVWQQLKGQRFDYLLHMQVALRASLLTLRIKAKKRVGFSWSRAKEGQWLFTNVKLPATDAPHVLDNFAQFALYLGCPTQEPKWNIPLADSDYSTLAQLGSKPYIVISPAASKDERNWLPERYASIADYAAGKGYQVVLCGAPTDREHRLADSIIGFAETSIHNLVGQTNLKQLTAVLSKAEVVIAPDSGPAHIATTQGTPVIGLYAHSNPRRTGPYNGLPYVASVYEQVAEAQYGKAVSDLPWGARVKGADLMSNISVELVEQQLDKVLTVPQAEKSAVQ; encoded by the coding sequence ATGATTCCTGAACCACAAAGTATCTGTGTATTGAGGCTCTCTGCAATTGGCGACGTTTGTCATGCCCTCTCTGTTGTGCAGCAGATTCAACAACGTTACCCGAGTTGCAATATTACTTGGATAATGGGAAAAATTGAGGCGCAATTATTGGGCGACCTTGAAGGTATTAACGTTGTTGTTTTCGATAAAAAGCGCGGTTTTAAAGGAATGCAAGAGGTATGGCAGCAGCTTAAAGGGCAGCGCTTTGATTACCTATTACATATGCAGGTCGCACTAAGAGCAAGTCTGTTAACACTTAGGATCAAAGCTAAAAAGCGAGTTGGATTTAGCTGGAGTAGAGCAAAAGAAGGTCAGTGGCTATTTACTAATGTTAAGTTGCCTGCAACTGATGCCCCCCATGTCCTGGATAATTTCGCTCAGTTTGCCTTGTACTTGGGTTGCCCGACTCAAGAGCCTAAATGGAATATCCCCCTCGCAGATAGCGATTATTCAACGCTGGCTCAACTTGGTAGTAAACCCTATATTGTGATTAGTCCAGCAGCCAGCAAAGATGAACGTAATTGGCTTCCGGAGCGTTATGCGAGTATTGCTGACTATGCGGCGGGAAAAGGTTACCAAGTCGTGCTTTGTGGTGCCCCTACTGATAGAGAGCATCGTCTAGCTGATAGCATCATAGGTTTTGCAGAGACATCGATTCACAATTTAGTCGGCCAGACCAACTTAAAGCAATTAACGGCGGTACTCTCAAAAGCAGAAGTTGTGATTGCTCCAGATTCAGGTCCCGCCCATATTGCTACGACGCAAGGCACGCCTGTTATTGGTCTCTATGCCCACAGTAATCCTCGCCGAACAGGGCCTTATAATGGCTTGCCATATGTGGCATCAGTTTATGAGCAAGTTGCAGAAGCCCAATATGGTAAAGCGGTCTCTGATTTACCTTGGGGCGCGAGGGTAAAAGGAGCTGACTTAATGTCGAACATCTCTGTTGAGTTAGTCGAGCAGCAATTAGATAAAGTATTGACTGTACCACAAGCTGAAAAGTCAGCGGTGCAATAA
- a CDS encoding glycosyltransferase family 9 protein, whose amino-acid sequence MSLSNNYRKILVIATHCIGDSLLITTFTRSLRAAYPNAQIDVLVNARGEMVFGTNPDINELVEIPPRPKVKDYLRILRQRGRYDLVVNEMLNDRTAIYSFVFGKKRLGAVDESLGGAWLKKFIFNHHIVEQHRFEHKMSRAARMLKLIGVEIEPRLISPEEALPNEVIKKLPDSFIVVHAPSSNEIKQWPVNYWLEMITALLEDGYKIVLTGADIPRDRMIVEEILAALPESPNLVSVLGQLTLAQTSSLLKMSQGFVGPDSGPGHMASGYPIPIVSIISVAPASMWSPWPYALPVDVDNNLYTNGTPSQTVGNIRLVQSPRECVPCYGNKCKISDDLYSPCLQDITPDAVVGAVRSMIPLQESE is encoded by the coding sequence ATGAGCCTCTCAAATAATTATCGAAAGATTCTTGTCATCGCAACACACTGCATTGGAGACAGTTTGTTGATCACAACCTTTACTCGTAGCCTTCGAGCAGCGTATCCAAACGCTCAAATCGACGTACTTGTGAATGCGAGAGGTGAGATGGTGTTTGGTACTAACCCAGACATTAATGAACTGGTTGAAATTCCTCCTCGTCCAAAGGTCAAAGATTACTTGCGCATTCTTCGTCAGCGTGGGCGTTATGATCTTGTCGTCAATGAAATGCTCAATGATCGTACTGCTATCTACAGCTTTGTGTTTGGTAAAAAGCGCTTAGGGGCTGTGGATGAATCTCTTGGCGGCGCCTGGTTAAAGAAGTTTATCTTTAATCATCATATTGTTGAGCAACATCGTTTTGAACATAAGATGAGCCGCGCCGCGCGGATGCTGAAATTGATAGGGGTTGAGATCGAACCTCGACTCATTTCTCCAGAAGAAGCGTTACCTAATGAGGTAATCAAGAAACTACCCGACTCTTTCATTGTGGTCCATGCGCCATCATCCAATGAAATTAAGCAATGGCCAGTTAACTATTGGCTAGAGATGATAACAGCGCTATTAGAGGATGGATACAAGATAGTGCTGACTGGGGCTGATATTCCACGCGATAGAATGATCGTGGAAGAGATTCTTGCCGCTTTACCTGAATCACCAAATCTAGTGAGTGTTCTTGGGCAATTAACTCTTGCTCAAACATCAAGCTTGCTAAAAATGAGCCAAGGCTTTGTTGGTCCTGACAGTGGGCCTGGGCATATGGCATCAGGCTACCCCATCCCAATTGTTTCGATTATCAGTGTTGCACCTGCGAGCATGTGGTCACCTTGGCCATACGCCTTGCCGGTCGATGTGGATAATAATCTTTATACTAATGGCACGCCTTCTCAAACTGTGGGGAATATTCGTTTGGTTCAGTCACCACGCGAATGTGTACCTTGTTATGGCAATAAATGTAAGATCAGTGATGATTTATATTCTCCATGCCTACAAGATATCACCCCTGATGCTGTCGTCGGTGCTGTTAGGTCAATGATTCCTTTGCAAGAGAGCGAGTAA
- a CDS encoding 3-deoxy-D-manno-octulosonic acid kinase has translation MFKQTQINNTTYWHDPLLLPENVEQAFSIEYWQVNNAVTGSAQGRGTTWFVQGEQGEFALRHYRRGGLFGKIIKDSYWFTSLEETRAYQELKLLRQLIECNVNVPVPVAARATKSGLTYQADIIVQRISNANDLVGLLSQQVLSKELFKKVGWEVKKMHDASVNHTDLNIHNILIDQSNQVWIIDFDKCKREEIDNGWKQSNLERLKRSFDKEVRLGKIQLPDYAWTSLEEGYQSNENV, from the coding sequence ATGTTCAAGCAAACACAAATCAATAACACCACATACTGGCATGACCCTTTGCTTTTGCCAGAAAATGTTGAACAGGCTTTCTCTATCGAATACTGGCAAGTGAACAATGCTGTGACCGGCAGCGCTCAAGGCCGCGGCACAACTTGGTTTGTACAAGGCGAACAAGGTGAGTTTGCACTAAGGCATTACCGCAGAGGTGGGCTATTTGGCAAAATCATCAAAGATAGCTATTGGTTTACCTCACTCGAAGAGACACGCGCCTATCAAGAGTTAAAACTATTACGCCAGCTAATCGAGTGCAATGTAAACGTGCCAGTACCTGTTGCAGCACGAGCTACGAAAAGCGGCCTAACCTATCAAGCAGATATTATTGTTCAACGAATCAGCAATGCTAACGACCTTGTCGGATTGCTATCTCAACAAGTGCTATCTAAAGAGCTCTTTAAGAAAGTTGGTTGGGAAGTAAAGAAAATGCATGATGCGAGCGTCAATCATACCGACCTTAATATTCACAATATTCTGATCGACCAAAGCAACCAAGTTTGGATTATCGACTTTGATAAGTGTAAGAGGGAAGAAATAGATAATGGCTGGAAGCAGAGCAATCTAGAACGACTCAAACGCTCTTTTGACAAAGAAGTTCGTCTCGGTAAAATCCAGCTCCCAGATTATGCTTGGACAAGCCTAGAAGAAGGCTATCAGAGTAACGAAAACGTATAA